ATCTGCATTTTATGACGGATGGTCATTTGGTTGGTATGAACCTTCTTTCCTCTTTTTTGTCTCCGTGTTACGATCGCATAAGAGaatcattattattatattattaaaaataaaaaaaaagtattctttttctaattaaataaaatatcataaatttattaatgaaaattaaaaagcgTCACAATTACCTTGTAAAGCTTAATAAAAGCCCAAAGCCAAGCGGAAATGTGCGAAAGATGAGGTTTCTCACTTGTTTTAGCCAGTGAATTTTCACGTTTTTCACCTGTTTAGCCAGGGATTTTATTCTCtcaatctctcttttttttctttaaaaaaaaaaaaaaaacaaagcttTCTTCAAGTTAGTGGAGAAAATAATAAGAGTTCACGTCTTATTAACTATcagaatttataaaaataaattaaataagaagTCCATTAATAATGAGGTGTCTTTCAAATTACAAAAAGGATATAGAgaatttaacttaaaaattaagaaattaagctttttaattttttatttaaataaaaaaaataaattagaactTGACCTTCTAAGCTAAATTGACTTAAATTGAGCGTGCTAACTGTTGGAAGAAAAagttgttaaaaataaaataaattaaacatcccaataaatacaaaataaaattaaacatttagcGTGTATATATAAATTCATTGGCTTTTCCACTTCCAGATGAATGTGCATGCATTCAAAAAGGATACTTAAGGATGAACATATCACAAGCCATGACACACGACGACTTGCCATTATTTATACAAAAATGATTCAATAGCATCGACCTACTAAATCAAGAAACTTATCTCTAAATGCTATGTGAAGTACCATGAAATAAAATCAAGTTTAATAATCATCAACAAAAACAAATTCAAGCAATAATTTCGCGATAAATATCTCTAACCTACGGTTTAACCTACGGTTTTAATTCATTTGTAGACGGAATTTATCTGTATCAATGATGTATTAAGAATATATCCATATTGCAGCACTTTTCAACTTGCCGACTCCAGCAATAAGAAAATATCTTACATCTCAGATGGTGACATCAATGTGAGAAAAGCTTCATTCCTCCTAACAATTTTCCCATCTACTAGAGCAAGCACATCACATCGCTAATTCAGTCCCGGTTCCCTCGGTCATCTTCATTAACTTGGTTCTCCTCATTAGCTCCTTCATCTTCTCCAGCGCCATAATGAACCCACGGCAACATTGACTCAAATAAGACAGCCAATGCATTGCGATTTGCGACATCCCGTGCAGCAGGACCACCAGCAGCTGGATTGGCAATTCGGACTCCATTTGGGTCAGCCTCCCTTATCCTGGGATCAACCATGAAATTTTGCAAGTTCTCGGGTGGAAGAGTTGGCACAGCATCAGAAAAATCTGAAACCAGCAAATGGCTATACCTGTAGATACAATACAATCAAATGTCAAATCCATAAAATCTAAGTTCAGCCCTAATTCTGATTCACCATACTTCAATTTTAGCACAAAATCACAAACATCACTTTGTCCTCGTAGGACAAATTGTTCCcaagaaaatcataaaacaaaTTAAGTTCTAAGTCAACAATCCAGTAACAGAAAATACTTACTCATTGTTCTCAGATGAGAAAGCCTCTTTTCGCACACAAGCCCAATCCTTAGCTTCACTACTGTTATGTTCTATGGTTTCGATTACTTGCAAAGCTGCATCTCGAAGCAATTTCTGCAAATCTGGAAGCCTCCATATGATATAACTTCTCGctatataaatattgataagATGGTCCAAAGATGGGGAGCCAGTTTTCTCTGATCTAAAGAAGGAATGCTTCAGTATATTTATCCACGCCTGATCTTTCAAAGGTACTTTGTCTACAAGCTTTTTAAGAACAGAAGGATGAAGCATCAAGGCCTGCTTCATTAAATCTGCTGAAGCAGACTTTTTAGCAAGCACAAAAGTATCTTTTCCAGATTCCTCTCGCTCGAGATAAAATCGGCAAATTGCAAGGGAATAAGAGAAATTTGGAAACAACCATAAGGAGTTATCACTTTTATAGTCTTCTGAAAATTGCTCCAACCATGCGTACTCCTCTGCTCTCAAAGTGAAGTAGTCAATACAGAACAATGTCCCCATTGGATCATCTAAATCCAGTGAAAGCAATAATTTACAAACTTCAAGGGCAGAACGATGGCATCCTCGCCTGTCCATATTTTTCATGTGAGTGAAAAGTGTTGTGAATATTGCCTTGTTTGTTTCATGGCTGATCTTCAACTGGCAATTGCCTTGCAAGGGGGTGAACATGGGATGCCATGCACATTCCAAGGCATACAAACACTTTGCAATAGCATCAGCTGACATTTGATGTTCACCCACAAATTTGAAATAGTCTGCCATTGTTATAAGTGAATCTAAATGATATGGATGGTATAGTAAAATGCTTGCTATGCCATTCAGATCATGAATAGCTTTGGCAGCTTCAAATGATTTTTGAGCTTGATCATAGGAAGATGAGTGCACATACCTACATGAATAGAACATATCTAAAATTAGGAAAGCAAAAAACTAAGTGAATACAAAATCCACAAGATAGTATGCTAATTTACAAGCATCAAGAAAAGATAGAAAAGATTCAAGAAAAACACTTCTGAAGTTTAACTTGATTAAAGGGCAAATGCaatgatttattaaaaatgaaacTGGCAACTCGTATCTGAAGATCATATTAGAGAGGGTGctacaaaataaaaaagaaaccaAACTCCTATGTCCAAATCAGCCTGAGAGTCCAGAAGGGAAGAATGGAGAGAGAGCACATATAAGACAAGATaatatttcaagaaaacaaaTCCCCAGCATAGTTGGCATTCTCACCTCTCCTCACTCACTGCAATGTGACGAGGAAAAAAAGAACTcagattttttttaacaaaagccTTGGCTCATGGAAGATAATTTGGTGTCAGATATATCCCAGGTTTAACTTTAGTGCTTATGCCAAACAGAACCTATAACTGATAACAGCAATGCCACATCTCAACTTCATACATAGACATATTCCTGGAAAACCATGAGAAATAAGGAAACATCCCAGGAAATAGAGCAGTGCAGACTGCAGAGGGAAATCCAAATAGGATGAAGCaataaaggattttttttttacctaaAGTAATGATATCCATCCCTCGTCTCCAAAAATTCCATAGACAGAGATCCATCCCAGCGGGGCCAATGTTCTGATGGAGAGACTAGAATAGTCTTTCTGGCATGATGGCTTCCACGTCTTGTCCCACGAACCTGCCTAGAACTGCTGGCTAGATTACTTCTCTCAAATGATTTCACCACCTTAGAACCAAAAATTCTTCGTAACTCATTCTCAGGATTTAGACATTTGGGATCCACTTGAAGGATGGATGGGGCATATTGTTTAGTAAACTCTTCACGAACTTTTTCTGGTCTGGTTTTGACAGGTTCAGGTTGATTTCTTGAAGAATTAGCATCCAAGGAGACATTTTCTAGTGCCTTATCCAGTAGGCTTTCACCTTTATTTGCACTGGAAGATGGGGCTGCcttgtttttcttctttttctttttcttggatTTTTGGTTGGATGTTGACACTACACTAACCAAGCTTTTGATCACAGAGGATTCTTCTTTGTAATCATTTCCCATCAAGGATTCATCAGTAATTTCTGACTCATTCTCCTGCAATCAAAACTGAATATTAACAATTGTAACTAAACAGAAAGTGGATGACTTCCTTCTTACCAGCACTGATATTCTTTTGATGTAAACTGTTAAATGAAGTAAATATTTCATTTGTGATTATGGACTATTTCTTGAAAGCATTTGTAAAATAAGAATGAATGGTAAAAACAAATAACATAAAACCAAGTGTTCCTGAATGCAAGAATATTAGCTTTCATATTTTCATGCGATCAACAGTGAACCATATCAGATCCAAAATCAAAATAACAGTGCTAGAAAAACAAGAAAACAAAATACTGAAACAGACTAATTTCATATTACAATATAAAGTCCACGAGTCCCAGTTTTTCTGTAGCTCTGGTTATTGGGTTACTTGTATCTTTCCACTATGATCGGTCCAATTCCATTTGTCATGATTtatggaattcaattgaattccttGTTATATTTGTTTggtttcaaattttgaataaataattgagTATTAAAATAATTCTGTGAATGGGTTATAGCTAAAAGTAATCCCTATCAAATATGATGGAATTAGAAATGAAATCCACAAACCTTAGGTAACAATATTTTTTAGACCAATATCTTTTTTATATAAGATTTTTTAAGGGTAGaagattataatttttcaaattttactcTTGACAGTAGTTTAGTAAATGAgagcaaataaattttaatggtGAAATTACGCCAAACAAGAATCATAtggaattcaatttaattatgcaTACTAAGTTGTTTCATACCAAACAGTGACACTCATTTCAAATGAATTCCAGctagaattcaattgaattccacaAAATTTTATGGAATGGAATTAAACCAAACACTATGTTCCTGTTTCAGAATTTGCTCTTGCTTTAAGGCTATGCTTGGTTCAATTCCAAT
The Manihot esculenta cultivar AM560-2 chromosome 1, M.esculenta_v8, whole genome shotgun sequence genome window above contains:
- the LOC110613888 gene encoding transcription factor 25 produces the protein MSARLLKKVLKEQEQQQQHHEEEEEPESPDLSTRPAINPFDLLNDDDSNQENESEITDESLMGNDYKEESSVIKSLVSVVSTSNQKSKKKKKKKNKAAPSSSANKGESLLDKALENVSLDANSSRNQPEPVKTRPEKVREEFTKQYAPSILQVDPKCLNPENELRRIFGSKVVKSFERSNLASSSRQVRGTRRGSHHARKTILVSPSEHWPRWDGSLSMEFLETRDGYHYFRYVHSSSYDQAQKSFEAAKAIHDLNGIASILLYHPYHLDSLITMADYFKFVGEHQMSADAIAKCLYALECAWHPMFTPLQGNCQLKISHETNKAIFTTLFTHMKNMDRRGCHRSALEVCKLLLSLDLDDPMGTLFCIDYFTLRAEEYAWLEQFSEDYKSDNSLWLFPNFSYSLAICRFYLEREESGKDTFVLAKKSASADLMKQALMLHPSVLKKLVDKVPLKDQAWINILKHSFFRSEKTGSPSLDHLINIYIARSYIIWRLPDLQKLLRDAALQVIETIEHNSSEAKDWACVRKEAFSSENNEYSHLLVSDFSDAVPTLPPENLQNFMVDPRIREADPNGVRIANPAAGGPAARDVANRNALAVLFESMLPWVHYGAGEDEGANEENQVNEDDRGNRD